GAAGAGGCGCGATCATGGCCGAAGACAGCCCGGTGACCAAGCCGTGCGTGGCGGACGAAGGGCGGACGGGGCAGGAGGCCTCCGCGGGCGGCGCCCTGCTGCATGGCGGCGACCTGGACGGCGCGCGCGCGGTGTTTCCCGGCGCGCCGGAGCCGTGGGTCGATCTGTCCACCGGCATCAACCCCTGGCCCTACCCGCTGCCGCCGGTGCGGCCGGATGCCTGGAACCGGCTGCCCGGCCGCGGAGAGGAGGCCGCGCTGCGGGACGCGGCGGCGGCCTGCTACGGCGCGCCGTCGGCCGAGCTGGTGGCCGCGGCGTCGGGCTCGCAGGCGCTGATCCAATTGCTGCCCCGGCTGCGCGCGCCGGGGCGCGTCGCCGTCCTGGGGCCGACCTATGCCGAGCACGCGCGCTGCTGGGCGCTGGCCGGCCATGAGGTCCGGATGGTGGAGGAGGTGGAGGAGGTTGAGGTCCTGGTGATCGTCAACCCCAACAACCCCGACGGCCGGCGCTGGCCCGCCGCCCGGCTGCTGGAGATTGCCGACGCCCAGGCGGCGCGCGGCGGCTGGCTGGTGGTGGACGAGGCCTTCGCCGACATGCGGCCGGAGGACAGCCTCGCGGCGCATGCCGGCAAGCCGGGGCTGGTGATCCTGCGGTCCTTCGGCAAGTTCTTCGGGCTTGCGGGGCTGCGGCTGGGCATCGCACTGGCACCGGCCGGGCTGGCGGCGGCGCTGCGCGAGGCCATCGGGCCCTGGGCGGTGTCGGGACCGGGGTTGGCCATCGCCACGGCGGCGCTGGGCGATCGCCATTGGATCGAGGCGACCAGGCGGCGGCTGGCGGCGGCGGCGGCGGAACTGGACCGTATGCTGGAGGGGGCCGGCCTGCGGGTGGTCGGCGGGACCGAACTGTTTCGTCTCGTCGAGGACCCTCGGGCACCGGCGCTCTATCGTGCCTTGGGGGAAGCCGGGATTCTCGTGCGCCGATTCGAAGGCCGGGCGGACTGGCTGCGCTTCGGGTTGCCGGACACCGCTGAAGATTGGCAGCGGCTTGGTGTCGCATTGGCTGTGGAAAGACGCCGGGCACTGCAACCGCGTGAAACGTCAGCGTCTTGAACAATCGGCGAAAATTTTATATACTCAACCGTTTTTAGAAATCCGGCCGTCACACTTCGACCCTGTCGGAAATCGCCGGCGTTGCGGGGATATAAAATTCTATGAAACACTCTCGGCCATGCCGGTATCGGGTTGCATGGTGATGATCTCGGGCCGTGGTGTGGATGACGGGCGCGATACCGCGTTTTCAGTCTTCGACCGTCTGCCGGTCGGGGTTTGCCTCGTCACGGCATCAGGGATCATCCACCACGCGAATCCAGCCCTGCATGACCTGCTGGGTTGCGAGGCGGGCGGCCTGCCGGGCCGGAGTCTGTGCGAATTTGAACTCGACCATAGTGGCTCCGGCAGCTGGGCGCAGGCTTCGGGTGATGCGCAGCGCGCCCTGCGGAACGATGGTTCCACACGCTGGGTGACGGTGGCTGAAAGTCCGTGGATTGGCAAAGCGGACGGCAAAACCGGCATCAGCCGGCTGCTGACCGTTACAGACGTCGATTCGATTTTTCGGCAGGCCGGCGATCCGCGCGATGCGGAAGCGCCTGCCGCGATATCGGCGGTCGACGCTCTGCTGTACGAGGCGCCGATCGGTACGGCCGAAGGTGCGACGCGGACGGTCAGTCTGACCAAAACCGCCGTCCACGAGCTGACCGAATCGCGCCCGAACGAGGAGCGGCTGGAGGCCATCCTCGAACAGAGTCCGATCGGCGTTTCTGTATCCCGGCGCGATGACGGCCGGATCATCTTCGTCAACACCCGCTTCGCCGAACTGATCGGCCTGCCGCGTGAAAAACTGATCGGCAGCCGCGCCCGCGACTATTACCTGGACAGCCACCAGCGCCTGCGCGTGTTGGAACGGCTGCGCGGCGGCAGCGGCGTCACCAATATGGAGGTCCAGTTCAAGCGGGCCGACGGCTCGCCCTTCTGGACTCTGTTCACGGTGAATCAGGCGGTGATCCAGGGCATGGCGGTCAATCTCGCCTGGATCTACGACTACACCGAGCGTCGCAGCATGGAAGAGGCGTTGCGCGACATGGCGTCGCGCGATCCGCTGACCGGCATTTACAACCGTCG
The Azospirillum sp. TSA2s DNA segment above includes these coding regions:
- a CDS encoding diguanylate cyclase; this translates as MVMISGRGVDDGRDTAFSVFDRLPVGVCLVTASGIIHHANPALHDLLGCEAGGLPGRSLCEFELDHSGSGSWAQASGDAQRALRNDGSTRWVTVAESPWIGKADGKTGISRLLTVTDVDSIFRQAGDPRDAEAPAAISAVDALLYEAPIGTAEGATRTVSLTKTAVHELTESRPNEERLEAILEQSPIGVSVSRRDDGRIIFVNTRFAELIGLPREKLIGSRARDYYLDSHQRLRVLERLRGGSGVTNMEVQFKRADGSPFWTLFTVNQAVIQGMAVNLAWIYDYTERRSMEEALRDMASRDPLTGIYNRRSFMDMARAQLARAHRFHEPLSVFVLDVDHFKRINDTFGHATGDDALRMVAAGCQAILREYDILGRLGGEEFVVVLPGATADESRVVAERVRRHLARMPIEATDGTFRLTASIGIAGLEGATDTLERAIHRADLALYRAKHLGRNRVAVFEPGM
- the cobD gene encoding threonine-phosphate decarboxylase CobD, encoding MAEDSPVTKPCVADEGRTGQEASAGGALLHGGDLDGARAVFPGAPEPWVDLSTGINPWPYPLPPVRPDAWNRLPGRGEEAALRDAAAACYGAPSAELVAAASGSQALIQLLPRLRAPGRVAVLGPTYAEHARCWALAGHEVRMVEEVEEVEVLVIVNPNNPDGRRWPAARLLEIADAQAARGGWLVVDEAFADMRPEDSLAAHAGKPGLVILRSFGKFFGLAGLRLGIALAPAGLAAALREAIGPWAVSGPGLAIATAALGDRHWIEATRRRLAAAAAELDRMLEGAGLRVVGGTELFRLVEDPRAPALYRALGEAGILVRRFEGRADWLRFGLPDTAEDWQRLGVALAVERRRALQPRETSAS